From the Synechococcus sp. KORDI-49 genome, the window CACATTCAAACCAACATTTGATTGCGTCTGTTTTGTTTGAGAAACTATCTATGGGTGTTCCTCCATCACTATCGTCAATACAAGAGACGAGATAGGTGTAAGTCATCACTCTTCCTCCCTATCGCAGGCAAGTTCCACGCCATAGAGGTGGTTAGACGGGAGTTGCGGTGAAGAGAGATGGAAGTCGGGTAGTGCGCCTGTTCTACTCAAAAGTTGGAATGTGGTTGGTATGACGACACTATAACCCGTCAAACCCGTTGCGACAACTAGAGAGTATTAGTTCTCGACGAGCTGGCGGAATTTTCCCGGGCCGTGCTCGACCAACTGCGGCAACCCCTGGAGGAGGGCGTGCTGCGGCTCAGCCGCAGCCGCCTGAAAACCACCTTCCCGGCTGCGATCACTCTGGTGGCAGCCACGAACCCCTGTCCCTGCGGCTGGCATGGCGACCGTGAGCACGGCTGCCGCTGCAGCCTCAGTCAGCGTCAGCGTTACTGGCAACGCTTGTCAGGCCCCCTGCTGGATCGGCTCGATCTGCAGCTCCGCCTGGAACGTCCAGCGGCCAGCCGTGTGCGCCGCTGCCTTGAGCCGACGCCGTCAGCCGGCATCGAGCCCTGGCTGCAAGCAAGCTGCATCAACAGCGCCCGCCAGAGAATGCAGGAGCGCAATCCCGGTGGTGGCTGCAACCGGGATCTCAGTGCCGAGGAGTTCGGCCGGGTCGGGCGGTTGGAACGCGATGGACTGCAGCTCTGGGAACACCTGATCGCCAGCCGCCGGCTCACCACCCGCAGCGCCCTGAGACTGCTGCAGGTGGCTCGCACGATCGCCGACCTCAACGGCAGGGAGACGGTGTGCGCCAACGCCGTGGCCGAGGCGAGCTGCTATCGCTGCACCGATCCACTGGTCGTGGACACGGCAGCCTGAGTGTCAGTCGCGCACCCTGCGGACCGGGACGTCGCTGTACGGCTGCGGACCGATCGGCGGCGGAGCGAGATGACGGTCCGTGAGGGAACCGAGGGCATGGGTCATGGCCTCACCCAACCAGTGGAACCAGTGGAGAACCTTGGCTTGCATGAGCACCTGCTGCGACTGCCTTCAGTGTGGGAACACTGACAAAGGCCGGCAACAGGTGTTTCCACTCCTTTTCAGCTCTGCGGGGCCGTGTCGCGATAGATGTACAGGTGGCCAAGCCCCTTCTTGCCATAGGCGCGGCGCCGCAGCGACCACCCGGGCTCGAAGCTGAGCTTCAGGAATCCAGAGGCCACTCCGCCTGAGCGAGCCACGAGCATGGTGGGCTGGGAGCGATCGCGGGTGGGGGCCGCCAGCAGTTCCATGTCGCTGCCGGTGTTCACCACCGTGAGCCGGTAGCGGGTGCCCAGGTCATCTCCGCCGATGCGCAGGGAATAGCCGTTGCCGTCGATGTAGCGGCTGCAGATGCCGGTGAAGTCGAAAGTGGAGAGCAGCGGGTCCACCATGGCGGGAGCACCGCCGCTGACCGAGAAGCAGGGGCGCTTGCTGGTGCGCTGCTCGTAGATGTTGAGCTGGGAGCGTTCACCCTGGCCGATGGGTGCCGACACCAGGATGAAATTGGCCTCGTCCACCGGCACGGCCTGAAACACGGACCCTTGAGCGAGGGCGACGGGAGCGGCCAGAACCCCGCAGACAGTCAGTCCTGCGGCGATGGACAGAGAACGGGGGATCACAGCCGAATGACGGAAGTCCCCGGATCGTAAAAGTCCCGGGCCGGGTCGATCCAGCGGTTCAGGCCGGTTTGTTCAGGCGAATGGCGACAAGAAGTGTCCCGACCGTGCCTGGGGCTGCAAGAGCCAGGATCCAACCGGTGGTGCTCACACCGAGATCGGG encodes:
- a CDS encoding DUF3747 domain-containing protein, coding for MSIAAGLTVCGVLAAPVALAQGSVFQAVPVDEANFILVSAPIGQGERSQLNIYEQRTSKRPCFSVSGGAPAMVDPLLSTFDFTGICSRYIDGNGYSLRIGGDDLGTRYRLTVVNTGSDMELLAAPTRDRSQPTMLVARSGGVASGFLKLSFEPGWSLRRRAYGKKGLGHLYIYRDTAPQS